From the genome of Bradyrhizobium sp. G127:
TCATGAGTCCAGCCGTCCCTGGATTGCTGGTGAGCAAACCAGTACGCTTCGGCGATGGACGCCGTCTTGGTCAGGCTGTCGGGTGGAATCTCGGTGGCGCTGATTCCAGTTGCAGCCTTCATGCGCTGATGAATGGCTTCGCTGTCGACGCCTGCGTCGATGAGGAGGTGGACGACATGAATGTTCTTCGGTCCAAGTTCACGGGCCATCGCCTGAGCGACGGCGCGCAAGCCGAACTTCGCCGCCGAAAATGCCGCAAAGCCCTTTCCGCCCCGAACGCTGGCGGTTGCGCCGGTGAAAAGCATCGTCCCGCGTCCACGCGTCAACATGTGCTTCGCCGCCTCGCGGCCCACAAGAAAGCCCGCGTAACACGCAAGTTCCCAAGCCTTGAAAAACAGTTTTTCGGTCGTCTCCAGTAGCGGCTTGTTTACGTTCGATCCGGCGTTGAAGAGACAAACCTCGATCGGGCCGACCTCCTTCTCGACATCCGCAAACAATTTCCGAACCTCCTCCTCCTTGCGCGCATCGACACCGTACGCACGGACGTCGTATCCCTCCGCTTTCATCGAATCGACAAGTCCCTGCGACTTGCCGGCATCACGCCGGGCAACGCAGACAGCGTAACCGCCTTTTGCAAATCTCTGCGCAACGGCTGCGCCGATCGCATCGC
Proteins encoded in this window:
- a CDS encoding SDR family NAD(P)-dependent oxidoreductase; translated protein: MTDKVKVALLVGAGDAIGAAVAQRFAKGGYAVCVARRDAGKSQGLVDSMKAEGYDVRAYGVDARKEEEVRKLFADVEKEVGPIEVCLFNAGSNVNKPLLETTEKLFFKAWELACYAGFLVGREAAKHMLTRGRGTMLFTGATASVRGGKGFAAFSAAKFGLRAVAQAMARELGPKNIHVVHLLIDAGVDSEAIHQRMKAATGISATEIPPDSLTKTASIAEAYWFAHQQSRDGWTHELDLRPSVEAW